In one window of Microtus pennsylvanicus isolate mMicPen1 chromosome 2, mMicPen1.hap1, whole genome shotgun sequence DNA:
- the Ribc2 gene encoding RIB43A-like with coiled-coils protein 2, giving the protein MEVALVKDLQQDASLEKKRYMELCRQGRVFNARNRIIGGDTQAWDVQVQDQKIKEATEKVRHESFAADMKHNDKVMCILHDRQRRDRKQLCRAISDFQQSFQKPETRREFDLSDPLALKKDLPARVSDNDMRNTISGMQKFMGEDLNFHERKRFQQEQNREWSLQQHREWERARVDHKLAEDFHTQTRLKFDETARDLQKLEGLTRKEVCAAVKEFNKNQVMELAERKRQEKQKEQEDNMTEITNLLHGDLLSKNPQQAASSVGPHHVLPDHWKGMSKEQLEEIRFIQKQQIQEKLRLQEEECQHNMDWDRRRIQKARTSLLQERQQQRLQRELRRALDCSNLSLAKEQHLRKKQMDKASTSQPTEDYFSQFNTRSR; this is encoded by the exons ATGGAGGTAGCGCTGGTTAAGGACCTGCAACAGGACGCCAGCCTCGAAAAGAAGCGGTACATGGAGCTGTGCAGGCAGGGACGGGTCTTCAACGCCAGGAACAGGATTATTGGG GGAGACACACAAGCCTGGGATGTCCAAGTTCAGGACCAGAAGATAAAAGAAGCAACTGAAAAAGTTAGGCATGAATCTTTTG CTGCTGACATGAAGCACAATGACAAAGTCATGTGCATACTCCATGACCGCCAACGGAGGGACAGGAAACAACTCTGTCGTGCTATCAGTGACTTCCAGCAGAGCTTTCAGAAGCCAGAAACTCGCCGTGAGTTCGATCTCTCGGACCCCCTGGCCCTCAAGAAAGATCTCCCAGCCCGGGTGTCAGACAATGACATGAGGAACACCATATCAGGAATGCAGAAGTTCATGGGAGAGGATTTAAACTTCCACGAGAGGAAGAGATTCCAGCAGGAGCAGAACAGAGAATGGTCCCTGCAACAGcacagagagtgggagagagcGCGGGTTGACCACAAGCTTGCAG AGGACTTCCACACGCAGACAAGACTAAAGTTCGATGAAACAGCCAGAGACTTGCAGAAGCTAGAAGGCttgaccaggaaggaagtctgtgCAGCCGTGAAAGAGTTCAACAAGAACCAG GTTATGGAGTTGGCAGAACGGAAGAGgcaagagaagcagaaagagcaagagGACAATATGACTGAAATCACCAACCTGCTGCATGGGGACCTGCTCTCTAAGAACCCGCAGCAGGCAGCCAGCTCCGTCGGGCCTCACCATGTACTCCCTGACCACTGGAAGGGCATGAGCAAGGAGCAGCTGGAGGAGATTCGCTTCATTCAGAAGCAACAGATCCAGGAAAAGCTG AGGCTTCAGGAGGAAGAATGCCAGCACAACATGGACTGGGACCGACGCAGGATCCAGAAGGCTCGCACCAGCCTACTCCAAGAGCGTCAGCAGCAGCGCTTGCAGCGGGAACTGCGCAGGGCCCTGGACTGCAGCAACCTCAGCCTGGCCAAGGAGCAGCATTTACG GAAAAAACAAATGGATAAAGCCTCCACAAGTCAACCCACAGAAGATTATTTCTCACAGTTTAATACAAGAAGCCGCTAA